The following are encoded together in the Streptomyces flavofungini genome:
- a CDS encoding ATP-binding protein — MHTSETPRLYARDPLLHSLLPRLTGLAYAERARVPWEHDKDLPVVLLTGRHGMGRTAVLRALERHYSGRLPLALVDTAACALVVELLEELVCSLAPALGRRFPLLLPGLISVFASHGGTPDDRTRATTRVARLLIACHLESGTEANVAQRWAVRLRARLDDAPGAGADGSGSRPGAHAVTQAALTEYFERYTRSRAAAPLRQWYQERYAESDSAAAGSAADGQDGLVRLADWFRRGGDYRHAAEQTLVHAFLEDIAAARSKWQRLNRDPRPLILLDNTHSPAGARLVDLILEYRARPGAAHHDPLVVVATRLGDAPPDATEAAHHELPDLVASTRWRRTGHAPSAGLLVVPLTPLSRDDVLLMLDAASAPLHPYLASALHTLTGGHPLASGVLCDAVLEHTRATASRGAAPRPPEGPLGPRNLLELTTPDGHPVTQAILERLLPSPQQRSRLVPLSLARDSTAAQALAAHLRLEGPEQLPANAAADYLEAEHWQHDTPQDRPLAADPLLHTLLVHEARRTSHGADSRRGWQEIHGFLRRHHTTRGEDSEADALRHTLAAGDAKTVVAALSEEFQSEQDRQSALRWLNCLSYAATAPAPPSADWDDERAAMAAGAHDDRYHDIDEIDRCINRLLHGLWYLSDALAEPEADLCEDIGAELAFLSLRHQTWRAVLSQAARTWPAAARDKRPLPLPEL; from the coding sequence CACGCGATCCGCTCCTCCACTCCCTCCTCCCACGCCTCACCGGCCTCGCCTATGCCGAACGCGCCCGCGTGCCCTGGGAGCACGACAAGGACCTGCCGGTCGTCCTCCTGACCGGACGCCACGGCATGGGGCGCACCGCCGTCCTGCGCGCCCTGGAGCGGCACTACTCCGGGCGCCTTCCGCTCGCCCTCGTCGACACCGCGGCCTGCGCGCTCGTCGTGGAGCTCCTGGAGGAGCTGGTGTGCTCGCTCGCGCCCGCCCTCGGCAGGCGCTTCCCACTGCTCCTGCCGGGCCTGATCTCCGTGTTCGCGAGCCACGGCGGGACGCCGGACGACCGGACCCGCGCCACCACGCGCGTCGCCCGCCTCCTGATCGCCTGCCACCTGGAGTCGGGCACCGAGGCGAACGTCGCCCAGCGCTGGGCGGTCCGGCTGCGCGCCCGCCTGGACGACGCGCCCGGCGCGGGAGCCGACGGTTCCGGGTCCCGGCCCGGCGCGCACGCGGTCACGCAGGCGGCGCTCACGGAGTACTTCGAGCGGTACACACGTTCGCGCGCCGCGGCACCGCTGCGCCAGTGGTACCAGGAGCGGTACGCGGAGTCCGATTCCGCCGCCGCGGGCTCGGCGGCGGACGGCCAGGACGGGCTCGTGCGCCTCGCCGACTGGTTCCGCCGCGGCGGCGACTACCGGCACGCGGCCGAGCAGACCCTCGTGCACGCCTTCCTGGAGGACATCGCCGCCGCCCGCAGCAAGTGGCAGCGCCTGAACCGCGACCCGCGCCCGCTGATCCTGCTCGACAACACCCACTCCCCCGCGGGCGCCCGCCTGGTCGACCTCATCCTCGAATACCGCGCCCGGCCCGGCGCCGCCCACCACGACCCGCTGGTCGTCGTCGCCACCCGGCTCGGCGACGCGCCACCGGACGCCACCGAGGCGGCGCACCACGAACTGCCGGACCTGGTGGCCTCCACGCGCTGGCGGCGCACCGGTCACGCCCCGTCGGCGGGACTGCTCGTCGTACCGCTCACGCCGCTCAGCCGGGACGACGTCCTGCTGATGCTGGACGCCGCGTCCGCGCCGCTGCACCCGTATCTGGCGTCCGCGCTGCACACCCTCACCGGCGGACACCCGCTGGCGAGCGGCGTGCTGTGCGACGCCGTCCTGGAGCACACCCGCGCCACCGCGTCCCGAGGCGCCGCCCCGCGCCCGCCGGAAGGACCCCTCGGCCCGCGCAACCTCCTCGAACTGACCACGCCCGACGGCCACCCGGTGACCCAGGCGATCCTGGAGCGGCTGCTTCCCTCACCGCAGCAGCGGTCCCGTCTGGTGCCGCTGTCCCTGGCCCGCGACAGCACGGCCGCGCAGGCCCTTGCCGCCCATCTGCGTCTGGAGGGCCCCGAGCAGCTGCCCGCGAACGCGGCCGCCGACTATCTGGAGGCCGAGCACTGGCAGCACGACACCCCGCAGGACCGCCCGCTGGCCGCCGACCCGCTGCTGCACACCCTCCTGGTGCACGAGGCACGCCGGACCTCGCACGGCGCCGACTCGCGCCGCGGCTGGCAGGAGATCCACGGCTTCCTGCGCCGCCACCACACCACGCGCGGCGAGGACAGCGAGGCCGACGCGCTGCGCCACACGCTGGCGGCCGGTGACGCCAAGACGGTGGTGGCCGCGCTGTCCGAGGAGTTCCAGTCGGAGCAGGACCGGCAGAGCGCGCTGCGCTGGCTGAACTGCCTGAGCTACGCGGCGACGGCTCCGGCGCCGCCGTCGGCGGACTGGGACGACGAGCGGGCCGCGATGGCCGCGGGCGCCCACGACGACCGCTACCACGACATAGACGAGATCGACCGCTGCATCAACAGGCTGCTGCACGGTCTGTGGTACCTCTCCGACGCGCTGGCCGAGCCGGAGGCCGACCTGTGCGAAGACATCGGAGCCGAGCTGGCCTTCCTGTCGCTGCGGCACCAGACGTGGCGGGCGGTGCTCAGCCAGGCCGCCCGCACCTGGCCTGCCGCCGCCCGAGACAAGCGCCCCCTCCCGCTGCCCGAACTGTGA
- a CDS encoding ABC transporter substrate-binding protein — protein sequence MLLSRRNGFGPLDKAIAVLVPLVLIAVGVVVYLATRPEDCAGGLTKRDGQCVGVTESAFDANDDIKGLIRAVADENARVKKAWESPRKGQTRIPYGRIALMMPFTSDDSSAMTAPMIRRALAGAHAAQLRANSGGGPHYQLLMAPDGKDLDKWRPVVDDLEDLTDDRESPLVGVTGLPSSTPETREAMQELSDRRIATVGPVITSADMNAPYFFKTSPNNDLLADALGQYLKKNRGEGKGFLVFDSRPDDVYSRNLQKLIEKKFGAAYGLRKRSASFLGSTGPDAGIPQRFQSAAQKICVTDSDTVFFAGRDQDLPALVKRLSQEPSCDRSSPVRILKVGIGLDPTLTTPELTRMLRETKTTMVAAASVTSEWWQKKSTAPDGLGGFLSVFDKLKESHSLGAKPLDDGYAIMYHDAFMLLANAFDRSYSEANEPTGGSTRTPEPARTPTKDDVYNTLIDASIVDTGDSTRCIGCLQGAAGTYGFEKSSETDDTDQWPVCKPVPVIEYPAVRGRKAQDTFRTFEKTFKHPCPDNVTRDDS from the coding sequence ATGCTCCTGAGCCGTCGCAACGGGTTCGGTCCCCTCGACAAGGCCATCGCCGTCCTGGTGCCGCTGGTCCTGATCGCCGTGGGCGTGGTCGTGTATCTGGCGACCCGGCCCGAGGACTGCGCGGGCGGACTCACCAAACGTGACGGCCAGTGCGTGGGCGTCACGGAATCGGCGTTCGACGCGAACGACGACATCAAGGGACTGATCCGGGCCGTCGCCGACGAGAACGCCCGGGTGAAGAAGGCCTGGGAGTCGCCGAGGAAGGGCCAGACCCGGATACCGTACGGCCGGATCGCGCTCATGATGCCGTTCACCTCGGACGATTCGAGCGCCATGACCGCGCCGATGATCCGCCGCGCACTCGCCGGGGCGCACGCGGCCCAGCTGCGCGCCAACAGCGGCGGCGGGCCGCACTATCAGCTCCTGATGGCGCCCGACGGCAAGGACCTCGACAAGTGGCGGCCGGTGGTCGACGACCTGGAGGACCTGACGGACGACCGGGAGTCGCCGCTCGTCGGCGTGACGGGCCTGCCGAGCAGCACGCCCGAGACCCGGGAAGCGATGCAGGAGCTGAGCGACCGCCGTATCGCGACCGTCGGCCCCGTCATCACCTCCGCCGACATGAACGCCCCCTACTTCTTCAAGACCTCACCGAACAACGATCTCCTCGCGGACGCACTCGGTCAGTACCTGAAGAAGAACCGGGGCGAGGGGAAAGGCTTCCTCGTCTTCGACAGCCGCCCCGACGACGTGTACTCCCGCAATCTGCAGAAGCTGATCGAGAAGAAATTCGGCGCGGCCTACGGACTGCGCAAGCGCTCGGCGTCGTTCCTCGGCTCGACGGGCCCGGACGCCGGTATCCCGCAGCGATTCCAGTCCGCCGCGCAGAAGATCTGTGTCACCGATTCGGACACGGTGTTCTTCGCGGGCCGCGACCAGGATCTCCCGGCACTTGTGAAACGCCTGTCACAGGAGCCTTCTTGTGACCGCAGCAGCCCCGTGCGCATCCTGAAAGTGGGAATCGGTCTCGACCCGACGCTCACCACCCCCGAACTCACGCGGATGCTGCGCGAGACGAAGACCACGATGGTGGCCGCCGCTTCCGTGACGAGCGAGTGGTGGCAGAAGAAGAGCACCGCCCCCGACGGCCTCGGCGGCTTCCTCTCGGTCTTCGACAAGCTGAAGGAGTCGCACAGCCTCGGCGCCAAACCCCTCGACGACGGTTACGCGATCATGTACCACGACGCGTTCATGCTCCTGGCCAACGCCTTCGACCGCTCGTACTCGGAGGCGAACGAGCCCACCGGTGGCTCCACCAGGACACCGGAACCGGCGCGCACGCCGACCAAGGACGACGTGTACAACACGCTGATCGACGCGAGCATCGTCGACACCGGCGACTCCACGCGCTGCATCGGCTGCCTCCAGGGCGCCGCGGGCACGTACGGCTTCGAGAAGTCCTCCGAGACCGACGACACCGATCAGTGGCCGGTATGCAAGCCCGTGCCGGTGATCGAGTACCCGGCCGTGCGGGGCCGCAAGGCGCAGGACACCTTCCGGACGTTCGAGAAGACGTTCAAGCATCCGTGTCCCGACAACGTGACCCGCGACGATTCCTGA
- a CDS encoding radical SAM protein yields the protein MAHGDLLRRFVAGEEIKPVHMRIGIMGACNMRCNFCNFHSPNEEQFYDLFSFKDSLTTDKAITLLKEFAENDGRAVTFCGSGECTIHPGYADICYAGHDSGLHIGLITNGSRLGRPKVADCVTATHTWVRVGMNAGTEATFNDITRDREQTFSKFIGTIGKLRDNAVAPDFRIGFNYVITMQNYREIVEAARIAHESGAHYVRFEPEFYSAMGHETIETVMAEISASLVEAAAMSTEAFEVSVPKLDRGPMDQVEEVEGDFERCHYSRFVTAVGADGHLYPCPQVHLNSRYRIGDVVDLGYPTVLDGGPRAEWEATNPNRTDLCKSCFYRPQNELLELLKRGQIKLDEALDAYALEVPSTLHADFV from the coding sequence ATGGCGCACGGTGATCTCCTCCGACGATTCGTCGCCGGCGAGGAGATCAAACCGGTCCACATGCGGATCGGCATCATGGGCGCCTGCAATATGCGTTGCAACTTCTGCAACTTCCATTCACCGAACGAGGAACAGTTCTACGACCTGTTCTCGTTCAAGGACTCCCTCACCACCGACAAGGCGATCACGCTTCTCAAGGAGTTCGCCGAGAACGACGGCCGCGCCGTGACCTTCTGCGGCAGCGGCGAGTGCACCATCCACCCGGGCTACGCCGACATCTGCTACGCCGGGCACGACAGCGGCCTGCACATCGGCCTGATCACCAACGGCTCCCGGCTCGGCCGCCCCAAGGTCGCCGACTGCGTCACGGCGACGCACACCTGGGTGCGCGTCGGCATGAACGCCGGCACGGAGGCGACGTTCAACGACATCACGCGCGACCGCGAGCAGACGTTCTCCAAGTTCATCGGGACGATCGGCAAGTTGCGCGACAACGCCGTGGCGCCGGACTTCCGCATCGGCTTCAACTACGTGATCACGATGCAGAACTACCGCGAGATCGTCGAGGCCGCCCGCATCGCCCACGAGTCCGGCGCGCACTATGTGCGCTTCGAGCCGGAGTTCTACAGCGCGATGGGCCACGAGACCATCGAGACCGTCATGGCGGAGATCTCCGCCTCCCTCGTGGAGGCCGCCGCGATGTCCACGGAGGCCTTCGAGGTGTCGGTGCCCAAGCTGGACCGAGGCCCCATGGACCAGGTGGAGGAGGTCGAGGGCGACTTCGAGCGCTGCCACTACAGCCGCTTCGTGACGGCCGTCGGCGCCGACGGGCACCTCTACCCGTGCCCGCAGGTCCACCTCAACAGCCGCTACCGCATCGGCGACGTGGTCGACCTCGGCTACCCCACCGTCCTCGACGGCGGCCCGCGCGCCGAGTGGGAGGCCACCAACCCCAACCGCACCGACCTGTGCAAGTCCTGCTTCTACCGTCCGCAGAACGAGCTGCTCGAACTGCTCAAACGCGGCCAGATCAAACTCGACGAGGCCTTGGACGCGTATGCGCTCGAGGTGCCCAGCACGTTGCACGCCGACTTCGTGTAG